TGGCCTGCAGGCGCACCTGGATGCCGCGGTTCAGGACATAGATGCTCTCCTTGACCCGCGATCGGATCTCAAGCGCTTTTTGCAAGGCTTGGGTTTCGTCCAACCCCGGCAGGACCGCCACGAACTCGTCCCCGGCATAGGCCACCGCGAAGGCCGGCTCTTCGATGCAGCTTGCGATGGTGCCGGCCACCTTCTGAATGGCCAGGCTGCCGTTGAGGTGGCCATGGGCGTCCACCACCCGCTTGAAATGGTCCAGGTCCATAAAGATCAGCGAGACCGGGGTGCCGGCGGTTTTGGCCCTTTGAATTTCTTCGGCCAGCGCCTGGTAGAGATAGCGCTGGTTGTAAAGGCCGGTCAAACTGTCCCGCAAGGCCTGCTCGCGGAACCTTCGCTCGCTCTCCCGCAGGGCTTCTTCCGCCTTTTTGCGCTGGGAGATGTCCACCAGGGCGATGGCCACCCGCGACAGGGTGTCCTCGTGGCCGGAAACCACCAGCGATTTCCCCAGAACGATTTTGGGCTCGCCGGTTGCCGTGACCAGGGTCTCCTCCCGTTCGTCGGCGGTATTCCCGGCGGCCGCCACCAGGATGATCTCGCGGGCCATCTTCAAAAAGCCCTTGGAGTCGGTGGGAATAAAGGCCCCCCGCAAACTCGCGGGGTCGGCGACCCCCATCAGCTCCAAAAATGCCCGATTGTAACCCACGGTTTTGATCAACGACCAGCAGTGGTGGATCTGTTGGGGATTTTTGTCCAGGTATTCTCTGAAATCGGAAATCCCGGAGGCGCGCAGTTTTTCGATGCGGGCCTTGAGGCGCGAGACGTCCCATTCGATCATCGCGATCGGTGCGGATTGAAACAGCTGGCGATAGCGTTTCTCGCTTTCCCTGAAAGCCTCCTCCGTCTTTCGGAGATCGGTGCAGTCTTCCACCATGGCCATGACACCGCTCACGCCGCCGTCCCCTCCGGGGATGGGGCTGATATGGTAGCGCAGA
The genomic region above belongs to Desulfobacteraceae bacterium and contains:
- a CDS encoding diguanylate cyclase, with product MPQEPGTTEQMMSEITALRREVARLRDIEERCRQAESALKALEARNRLLGDSAPLGIFTLDAEGRMTGINRKMREMLAWHPFEDTQSLNLLDCPALAASGLVADIERCILQKKPVIVEHPHGDPQGSCTHLRYHISPIPGGDGGVSGVMAMVEDCTDLRKTEEAFRESEKRYRQLFQSAPIAMIEWDVSRLKARIEKLRASGISDFREYLDKNPQQIHHCWSLIKTVGYNRAFLELMGVADPASLRGAFIPTDSKGFLKMAREIILVAAAGNTADEREETLVTATGEPKIVLGKSLVVSGHEDTLSRVAIALVDISQRKKAEEALRESERRFREQALRDSLTGLYNQRYLYQALAEEIQRAKTAGTPVSLIFMDLDHFKRVVDAHGHLNGSLAIQKVAGTIASCIEEPAFAVAYAGDEFVAVLPGLDETQALQKALEIRSRVKESIYVLNRGIQVRLQA